The DNA region TTAATGTTAATTTTGCTATTTTTACTGCATTTAACTTCCTTTACTCTTCCGAGATTGTCTACTAAATTTATTATTATGTTTCCTTCAATAGTTGTCCAATCTATATCAAAAAAAACATTATATAAAATGCCATCATTTTCTGACTTAATTGTTTCACCCATATTATAACTTTCCATATCTCTTTCAAATTCCATATTGAAGCGTGGTCCCTTTGACATAACCACTCTGCCAGATTTTATTGCTTCAATAATTGCCTCTTCAAGCTCCTGTGCTTCATCAATCAATAACCAATTAAATGCATTGCTTTCTTGAAAATGCTCTTTTCTATGAAAATCTCCACCATAAACAGCTGTAATAATTCTTCCTTCATTTAGTTTATTTTCCCAAAATTCCTGATTTTTTTTCCACTCGTTAAACTTATCAGTTACTCCATGCCAAACTTCAATAAAATCAATTTTACTGAAATCCACATCTTCAAAGCTATAGCCTCCACCAGTACATACAGGATCATCAACACCCCTAGGATGAGCAATTCCTATTATTCCATTATATTTATGAACGTAATCTGCAAGTTCATTTAAAGATTTAATAGTTAGGGTTTCCCATCTATAATAGGGAGCTCCAACTACAACAATATGTCCGTAAAAAGTAGTATACTCAATGCCCTTTATTATCTTAACACCTATTTCCTTTGAAATAGCATCGGCACCTTGCCAAGCTGCCATGGTATTATGATCTGTTAGAAACATAGCATCTACAGAAGTTTTTCTTGCGGCATAAGCCATATCCCTTAAATTATCTTTTCCATCTGAATTTAATGTATGGGTATGGGTGTGAATTTTTATCCATTTAAAACTCATTTATCATTTTCCTTTCTGAAAAACTTCTTTATTTATTCAATAAACGCATTTACAAAGATTTTCATATTATCTGTAAACACTCCATGTAAAGATATAACTATTTCCCACAGTCCAGTTTTTATTGGAGCATTTATGAATCCTGCGGTACTTTCCTTTGATGATATAATTATTGTTTGTTTTCCTATGTGTCTATGAGCACATCCAATATATTTATTATTATAATAAAGAGATAGCGTAGCCAAATTTTTTAACTCTTCCTCTCCTCTTATAAATTTTTCTTTTAAAGAGCTAATTTCTTCATGACTTAGATTTGAACTGCGATTTTCAAAAGCGTATATTATATCCCCTAACTCTTTTGCAACTCTAGGTAAATAATCAAATTCAATCTTTAAAATTTCTGCCTCTTTATCTACATTGAATTTGATACTTTTATGAGACTTTATATCACTTTTATTTACTGTTAAAGCTAAGTCCAAAATTTTTTCCACTTTTTTATCACGCCTTATAATTTATTTTTATCCGATGACTAGCCGCTGTAATATTCCGCCGCACTCTGTGAAAGCGATTCACACAAAATCTAAGATTTTGGTTCTCTGCTTTTATAAAACTGGAGATAACAGCGGCACGTCCCTGGATAATTCGTCTAAACTCAGTGGGAGCAAAAACTCCCACTAAGTAAGATTCATTGATTAACAATAAAACTACCATATAAGAAATAATGGTAGTTTTACTGATATTACATTCATCTGACAATTAGCCGTAAAACCCTTTTTCTTAAAAAGAAGTTAACTGAAGTGTATTTCTAGATAATTCACTAATCCTCCTTAAGATACCCACTTGTCCTCTTTCATCATGGAATAAATGTAGAAAAGCCCCACAATAGCTGATAGTATGAACATCATTACTGACATAGCAGCTGCTCTTGGGTAATTGGTAAACACATTAAATTCCTGCTGCAGAGCTACACCTAACATTCTTGGCGCATTAGTCCCCATTAAATATGGTGTTGTAAATTCCCCTATATTTCCCATAAATACAAAGGTTGCAGCTATTAATAAGGATCTATAAGTTAGTGGAAGTATTATCTCCATCAATATTCTTAATTTATTTGCTCCCACATCTCTTGCACTCTCAATTATTGAAGGAGATATCTTGGTTAAATCAGAAAGTATTAGCATAGTAGCAAAAGGAATATTAAACCATAAATTAACAATAATTATACCATTAGGGGTAAACATTAAACCAGGTTTAAAATCTATTCCAAACATCAGTAAAAATCTGTTGATTGCCCCTACGTCTTTAATTATCAACATTAAAGCATATACAGCCACTATTCCAGGAATGAATTTTGGTATTATATATATTTTTTCTATCAATGCTGCAATTTTGCTTTTACTGAATCTCAAATAAATTGCAAGCAGCAGAGAAATGCTTATACACAAAACAACCGTAATTATTACAATATATAGTGTATATCTAATATTATTAATCTGATTTTTATCAGTAAGTATACTTATATAGTTAGAAAAATCATACTTGTTCTCTTTCTCATTATATAGACTGAGTACAGCAGAATTAATTATTGGAACTATGATAACCATGAGCATTACAGCAAAAGACGGTAATACAAATAATAAGGCTTTCAGTTTACTATTTTTCTTCATAAAACCCTCCATAAATAGCTTTGTTGTGCCTCATCACAAAAGGCACAACAAAACTTCTAAATACTATTTAAATATTACTTTAAAGTAGCGATTTGATCCTGCCAACGTTTGTGTATATCTTTACTTAAATCACCTAAAGAATTTACTCTGAAGTCCTTAATTTTTAAACCAGCAAGCATATCAACAGATTCCTTTGGAAGCTTTGAAGTGTCAATTATAGGTAAAGCCTTCATTGAATCCATAAATATCTTTTGGCCATCACTTGAAGCTGCAAAATTCAAGAATATTTCTGCTGCTTCCTTATTTTTACTCTTAGCTGGAATTACCAATGATTGCACGCCGCCAGTAAAGGAAGGGCTAATTTGAGTAATTTTAATTGATTTTGGTAAAGTACCTTTAGATAATTGATCAAGTGCCATATCTGCCCAAGCTGGTATCATATCTACTTGTCCGTTTGCTAACAAATCTAAAGTACCTTGATTTTTTACTGGATATTGAACCTTTCCAGAAGCTTTATACATATATGGATGCAGTTCCTTTAATAAGTTAAAGCCTGTATCCCATTGTTGTTCCCACTTTGGATCATCTGAAGTGATAGCCTCCTGAGGTAAACTATTATATACTGAAGTAATTAAAAATGCATCCCCTGAACCTCCTGTTGTTGGGTCATTATAAGCAAATCTTCCAGGATGTGACTTTATCCAATCATATAATTCTTTATCTGTTTTTGGAACATCTTTTACTTTATCTGAATTATATGCTAGTACAACTGTTGTACCTCTAAAGACAAGAGCTTTATCCTGTCCCACAGATGATTGAAATTTTATATCTTTCATATTTGGAATTTTATCTTTGCTCAAGGTAACAACGGAATCTTTTCCTGCTGCCTTGAATAATTTGGCAATATCACTATCTGAAACTTCTACAATGTCCATATCTGTTTCTGTCTCACCAGCTTTTTCAGAAGCTATTTCTTTGTCTACAGCAGATTGTGCACTTGGACCTGAAGCTATAAATTGAAGATTAACAGTAATCTGAGGATATTTTGCCTTAAAGGCTTTTATTACCTGTTCCCAAGTTGTCCTAACGTTTTCCGATCCACCGGAATAAAGATTAATTGTAGCTGGTTTAATTGAGGAACTTTGACTAGAATTTTGGTTAGAAGCTCCACAACCGGTAGCTAAAAATGAAACTGAAACCGCTGCTGTAATTGCAAGTGATAAAATTTTTTTCTTTAACATAATTTAATCTCCTTTTTAAATAATTTATTTATATAAATTTATTTGGAAACTATTTATTAAAACTGTGATTACTCCTAAAACTTATTCCTACTCTGTCTCCCTGTGAGAAAGCCTTTGCTTCTTCTCTTGACAAAAATGCTTTTATTATTCCCTTATCTGTAGCTACACTTATTTCTACAAAATGTCCTAAAATCACACTGTTTACTATATCTCCAAAATAGTCGCCTATTTCATTTTTGTTTATAATTGTATTTTCTGGCCTAGCAGCAATTATCTTGTCCTCTTCTTCTATGAAGTTCATATTGCCTATAAATTCAGCCACAAATTTTGATTTAGGATTATCATATATTTCCTCAGGTGTTCCAATTTGTTCAAAAACACCTTTATTCATAACTACTATTCTATCTGAAAGAGTCATAGCTTCTTCTTGGTCATGAGTGACAAATACAATAGTTATACTTAATTCTGATTGAATTTTCTTTAATTCTTCTCTCATTTGAGCACGAATTTTAGCATCTAAAGCTGAAAATGGTTCATCCAATAACAGTACTGATGGCTTTAGAAGTAAAGCTCTTGCTATTGCTATTCTCTGTTGCTGACCACCTGATAATTGAGATGGATACTTTTTTTCTACTCCCTCCATTCTTATCAACGTCAAAACTTCTTTTATTTCACTTTGTATTTGTTTCTTATCAATTTTTCTAAGTTTTAAACCAAAGGCCAAATTCTCGAATATTGTCATGTGGGGCCAAAGATTATAGCTTTGAAATACCATAACTGTTGGTCTTTTCTCAGGTGGCAGATTTTCTATATTTACTTCATCTAATATTATTTCTCCCGAATCTGCCTCAATAAACCCACCTATAGCCCTGAGTATAGTAGTTTTTCCACAGCCAGAAGGTCCGAGCATTGTCAAAAGCTCGCTTTCGTATATGTTAAGGTTAATTCCCTCCACACCATCTCCATTTGAATATTTTTTTGTCAATTCTTTTAGAGATAATTTTATCTTTGCTTCGTTATTTTTTTTATTCATAAATACCTCTCCATCAAAAGTTATTTCATATTAAATCCGCTTGATAATGCATCAGCACCCAAAAATCTTCTTAAAATGAACAAAAGTATAACAGTAGGAATAATTAATACACAGGCTAATACTGCACCAGCTGTTGCAGGATAATCTATTATTATTGAATACATTGCAACTGGTATTGTTTTTATATCTGGCATACCTATAAGTAAAGTACCCTGTGCTTCTTCCATAGATGCTAAAAAAGTAAATATAGATGCTGTAATAATTCCAGGTAGAGCTAAGGGTAATGTAATATGCCTAAAGGTTTGCCATGGTGTGGCTCCAACATCTCGTGCTGCTTCTTCCTGCTGTTTATGTATACTTTTAAATGCTCCTGCAGGTATCCAGGTCATAAACATCAATGTATTTACAATGTGTACTAAAATAACCCCCGGCAAGGTTCCCATAAGCTTTAATTTAAAAAATACAACACCAATCATTATATACAATCCTATTTTAGGAAATGCATTAGATATTAAAAAAGAAAATAAAAACACTCTTCTTAAGGGGAAATCATATCTGGCAAAAGCATAGGCTGCTGGTATACATATTATTATTGATAATACAGTGGTTATTATTGCAAGTAAGAATGAAAGCATCACAGCTCCCGCTAAATCATCTTGACTCAATACAAACCCCCACCATTTAAAGGAAAATGCCTGTGGGAGAAAGGATGGATATTGATAACTGTCTCCAAAGGCTAGCATTATAAGATGTAAAATTGGAAAAAAGAAAAATATTAAAAAAATTCCAAATAGACAATAACCAAAAAAATTTTTCTTTCCCAGAGTATAGTATAATCTCTTTACACTGTTCATATAATCACCCTCTATCATCTTTAATTTCTGATATTAAATTTTTTAAAACATCTACTCTCTTTGTTGTTATGGAGTTCACCTCTAAAGCTATCATTCTTTTCATATTTTCATTATCATCAACTGTCCATACAGAGGACATCATTTTTCTTTCTTTGCAAGCATTTATCAATTCAGAAGTTACAAATCTGTAATTTATATTTATTCCCATGATGTTTAAGGATTCTAATTCATCAAGCAGCCCCACTAAATATTCCTTATCTCTTAGCCTTGTTATATTAAGTTTAGGAATTCCCAAATTTATAAAATAATTTGTTCCTTCAAGAATTTTTTTATTATCAATTATGCATTTGTAGTCAAGTCCTGTAAAAAATACTTTATTCTCAGCACTAAAATCCAAAATAATACTGTTAAGTTTATCAAGCACTTTAGCATCCTTAACATCAATATTTAACAATACAGCTTCTTCTCTCTTTATTATTTCCAGAACTTCTTCCAGTCTTAGATACTTTTCAAACTCCTTTGGCTTATCATGGCAAAGAACTAAGTTTCCATTTGAATCAATATTTAAATCAATTTCTATGATATCTGCTCCATATTTTATTCCTTCTTCAACTGCTTCTATACTGTCCATTTCTGTTCCCATACAACCCGCATGTGCAGTTATGTTTATTTTATTTTCATTTATCATAAATAAATATAACCCCCTTTTAATTTGCATCTGTCGGACATCTTAAGCTGTCCGACAGTTAATACTTTATACTATCAATGTTAATTTCATCTTTTGACTTGGTTAAGTTAGTGTTAAATAATAAAAAATTATGAAAATGTACAATAAGTTCTATTATTTGTCAATTTATCATTTATATATAGAGTTTTTCTTATTCAAAATTATATTAAAACACTAATAAACTACAAAAAATGACAATTAGGCAAGTAATTTTTAAATATTTAAAAATTACTTGCCTAATTGAAGATAATATAAAATTATTAACAATTCAACTGTAAACATATATTAAAATTCTGCTGAACCTGTTGTCCTAGGGAATGGTATAACATCTCTAATATTTGTCATCCCGGTTACATACATAATAATTCGTTCAAAACCTAATCCAAAACCAGCATGTTTTGTCTCCCCATACTTTCTAAGTTCCAAATACCACCAATAGTCCTCTTTATTAAGTCCTAATTCTAACATTCTAGCTTCAAGGACATCTAATCTTTCTTCCCTTTGGCTTCCTCCTATTATTTCACCTACTCCTGGTACAAGTAAGTCTGCTGCTGCTACAGTTTTATTGTCATCATTAATTCTCATATAGAAAGCTTTTATATCCTTTGGATAATCTGTTACAAATAAAGGCTTTTTAAAAACCTTCTCTGTTAAATATCTTTCATGCTCAGTTTGAAGGTCAATTCC from Clostridium pasteurianum BC1 includes:
- a CDS encoding ABC transporter ATP-binding protein — encoded protein: MNKKNNEAKIKLSLKELTKKYSNGDGVEGINLNIYESELLTMLGPSGCGKTTILRAIGGFIEADSGEIILDEVNIENLPPEKRPTVMVFQSYNLWPHMTIFENLAFGLKLRKIDKKQIQSEIKEVLTLIRMEGVEKKYPSQLSGGQQQRIAIARALLLKPSVLLLDEPFSALDAKIRAQMREELKKIQSELSITIVFVTHDQEEAMTLSDRIVVMNKGVFEQIGTPEEIYDNPKSKFVAEFIGNMNFIEEEDKIIAARPENTIINKNEIGDYFGDIVNSVILGHFVEISVATDKGIIKAFLSREEAKAFSQGDRVGISFRSNHSFNK
- a CDS encoding ABC transporter permease, translating into MKKNSKLKALLFVLPSFAVMLMVIIVPIINSAVLSLYNEKENKYDFSNYISILTDKNQINNIRYTLYIVIITVVLCISISLLLAIYLRFSKSKIAALIEKIYIIPKFIPGIVAVYALMLIIKDVGAINRFLLMFGIDFKPGLMFTPNGIIIVNLWFNIPFATMLILSDLTKISPSIIESARDVGANKLRILMEIILPLTYRSLLIAATFVFMGNIGEFTTPYLMGTNAPRMLGVALQQEFNVFTNYPRAAAMSVMMFILSAIVGLFYIYSMMKEDKWVS
- a CDS encoding glycerophosphodiester phosphodiesterase, with protein sequence MINENKINITAHAGCMGTEMDSIEAVEEGIKYGADIIEIDLNIDSNGNLVLCHDKPKEFEKYLRLEEVLEIIKREEAVLLNIDVKDAKVLDKLNSIILDFSAENKVFFTGLDYKCIIDNKKILEGTNYFINLGIPKLNITRLRDKEYLVGLLDELESLNIMGININYRFVTSELINACKERKMMSSVWTVDDNENMKRMIALEVNSITTKRVDVLKNLISEIKDDRG
- a CDS encoding CehA/McbA family metallohydrolase — translated: MSFKWIKIHTHTHTLNSDGKDNLRDMAYAARKTSVDAMFLTDHNTMAAWQGADAISKEIGVKIIKGIEYTTFYGHIVVVGAPYYRWETLTIKSLNELADYVHKYNGIIGIAHPRGVDDPVCTGGGYSFEDVDFSKIDFIEVWHGVTDKFNEWKKNQEFWENKLNEGRIITAVYGGDFHRKEHFQESNAFNWLLIDEAQELEEAIIEAIKSGRVVMSKGPRFNMEFERDMESYNMGETIKSENDGILYNVFFDIDWTTIEGNIIINLVDNLGRVKEVKCSKNSKINIKINGDSSIKWIRAEILDKMNREVLAVCNPIYFKYI
- a CDS encoding ABC transporter permease; translated protein: MNSVKRLYYTLGKKNFFGYCLFGIFLIFFFFPILHLIMLAFGDSYQYPSFLPQAFSFKWWGFVLSQDDLAGAVMLSFLLAIITTVLSIIICIPAAYAFARYDFPLRRVFLFSFLISNAFPKIGLYIMIGVVFFKLKLMGTLPGVILVHIVNTLMFMTWIPAGAFKSIHKQQEEAARDVGATPWQTFRHITLPLALPGIITASIFTFLASMEEAQGTLLIGMPDIKTIPVAMYSIIIDYPATAGAVLACVLIIPTVILLFILRRFLGADALSSGFNMK
- a CDS encoding extracellular solute-binding protein, which codes for MLKKKILSLAITAAVSVSFLATGCGASNQNSSQSSSIKPATINLYSGGSENVRTTWEQVIKAFKAKYPQITVNLQFIASGPSAQSAVDKEIASEKAGETETDMDIVEVSDSDIAKLFKAAGKDSVVTLSKDKIPNMKDIKFQSSVGQDKALVFRGTTVVLAYNSDKVKDVPKTDKELYDWIKSHPGRFAYNDPTTGGSGDAFLITSVYNSLPQEAITSDDPKWEQQWDTGFNLLKELHPYMYKASGKVQYPVKNQGTLDLLANGQVDMIPAWADMALDQLSKGTLPKSIKITQISPSFTGGVQSLVIPAKSKNKEAAEIFLNFAASSDGQKIFMDSMKALPIIDTSKLPKESVDMLAGLKIKDFRVNSLGDLSKDIHKRWQDQIATLK